In a genomic window of Alistipes sp. ZOR0009:
- a CDS encoding DUF3307 domain-containing protein codes for MNLTILVQLLLAHILADFVFQTDDMVESKKKGGLKSKKFWFHIVLSGALTYLILMQWSGWLVPLFVMVTHGLLDYLKIRQEAKLLAFNNQVEDVSKRKSGARLFLMDQLYHLLVILMAWLYLTSSFNLILPFIAQLFSNKAYLTILTALTLIVWPVGLVIGIITEPFRNELGNNESDSLSRAGTYIGVLERVLTFIFVLLDQFSAIGFLFAAKSLLRISKDGEEKARKKTEYVLIGTLMSFAMAIVVGLAVKAIVKI; via the coding sequence ATGAACCTAACCATTCTCGTTCAGTTGCTACTGGCCCATATTCTGGCCGATTTTGTTTTTCAGACCGACGACATGGTCGAAAGCAAGAAAAAAGGGGGACTAAAGTCGAAAAAATTTTGGTTTCACATTGTTCTTTCAGGAGCCCTAACCTACCTTATACTAATGCAATGGAGCGGGTGGCTGGTGCCTCTTTTTGTTATGGTTACCCACGGCTTGCTCGATTATCTGAAAATAAGGCAGGAGGCTAAATTGCTAGCCTTTAACAACCAGGTAGAGGATGTCTCAAAAAGGAAGTCGGGTGCACGGCTTTTTCTAATGGATCAGCTTTACCATCTCCTTGTCATTCTTATGGCCTGGCTTTACCTGACAAGCTCGTTCAATCTGATACTTCCGTTTATTGCTCAACTCTTTTCGAACAAGGCTTACCTTACCATTTTAACGGCCTTAACGCTTATCGTATGGCCTGTTGGGTTGGTTATAGGTATTATAACCGAACCATTCAGAAATGAGCTGGGCAACAACGAGTCAGACAGTCTAAGCAGAGCTGGCACCTATATTGGCGTTCTGGAACGGGTGCTGACCTTCATTTTTGTACTGCTGGACCAGTTTTCGGCAATTGGGTTTCTGTTTGCGGCGAAGTCGCTGCTTCGCATCAGCAAGGATGGCGAAGAAAAAGCCCGAAAAAAGACAGAATACGTTTTAATTGGAACGCTGATGAGCTTTGCAATGGCTATTGTTGTGGGTCTTGCGGTAAAAGCTATCGTAAAAATCTAG
- a CDS encoding nitroreductase family protein translates to MVKELVYKNRSYRRFYESESIDRETLVELVDLARVSASGRNLQSLKYYISNEKSLNEKIFQTLAWAGYLKEWAGPAEGERPSGYIVILEDTTLGAAMAHDQGIASQSILLGAVEKGLGGCIIASVKKAELSKILELPEHLSIALVLAIGKPKEEVIMVEMAEDGDVKYWRDEDGRHYVPKRKLEDVLINL, encoded by the coding sequence ATGGTAAAAGAGTTGGTGTATAAGAATAGAAGCTACAGACGATTCTACGAATCTGAAAGCATTGATAGAGAAACGCTAGTAGAACTGGTTGATTTGGCTAGGGTTTCGGCTAGTGGACGTAACCTTCAATCTTTGAAGTACTATATCTCAAACGAAAAATCGCTAAACGAAAAAATATTCCAAACATTAGCATGGGCTGGCTACCTGAAGGAGTGGGCCGGACCTGCCGAAGGCGAACGTCCTAGTGGCTATATCGTTATTCTGGAGGATACCACTTTGGGTGCTGCAATGGCCCACGATCAAGGAATAGCGTCTCAAAGTATCCTTTTGGGAGCTGTAGAAAAGGGACTTGGAGGCTGCATTATCGCTTCGGTAAAAAAGGCTGAGCTATCTAAAATTTTAGAACTTCCAGAACATCTCAGTATTGCGCTTGTGCTTGCCATTGGGAAACCGAAAGAGGAGGTTATCATGGTAGAGATGGCCGAAGATGGAGATGTTAAGTATTGGCGCGATGAAGATGGGCGTCATTATGTTCCGAAAAGGAAGCTCGAGGACGTGTTGATTAACTTATAG
- a CDS encoding superoxide dismutase, with product MKFELPKLPYELSALNPTISDKTLEFHYGKHHQAYVNNLNNLVPGTKFENADLETIVLESDGAIFNNAAQVWNHTFYFNQFSPNPATAPTGELAKAIDATFGSFEKFKEEFTKASVGLFGSGWSWLVKNEAGVLEIVQEANAGNPLRKGKKPLLTCDVWEHAYYLDYQNRRPDYVSSFWNIVDWKVISERY from the coding sequence ATGAAATTTGAACTACCAAAGTTGCCTTACGAGCTGAGTGCTCTTAATCCAACCATTAGCGACAAAACGTTAGAATTCCACTACGGAAAGCACCATCAAGCTTATGTGAATAATCTAAATAACTTGGTTCCAGGAACTAAGTTTGAAAATGCCGATTTAGAAACCATCGTTTTAGAGTCGGATGGGGCTATTTTTAATAATGCGGCTCAGGTTTGGAATCATACCTTCTATTTCAACCAGTTTTCGCCTAACCCAGCTACCGCGCCTACTGGCGAGCTGGCAAAAGCGATTGATGCTACATTCGGATCATTCGAGAAGTTTAAGGAGGAGTTTACCAAGGCTTCGGTTGGACTATTCGGTTCTGGTTGGTCTTGGCTGGTTAAAAATGAGGCTGGTGTATTGGAAATTGTGCAGGAAGCTAATGCTGGCAACCCTCTTCGCAAGGGTAAAAAGCCTTTGCTAACTTGCGATGTGTGGGAGCATGCTTACTATCTCGACTACCAAAATCGTCGTCCTGACTATGTATCCAGCTTTTGGAATATCGTAGACTGGAAAGTAATTTCTGAAAGATACTAG
- a CDS encoding superoxide dismutase, with product MAFVLPELTYDYLALEPHIDARTMEIHHTKHHAAYLNNLNGAIKDTPLADLSIEAILKDASKHAPVVRNNSGGFYNHNLFWNFLSPNGGGVPSGEVGEAIIKAFGSFDKFKAEFSQASMSRFGSGWAWLVATPDGLKVSSTPNQDNPLMDVADVKGAPILGLDVWEHAYYLHYQNRRNEYVEAFFNVVNWDEVARLYKLTL from the coding sequence ATGGCTTTCGTACTACCAGAACTTACCTACGATTACTTGGCATTAGAGCCTCATATTGATGCAAGAACTATGGAGATTCACCATACAAAGCATCATGCTGCATATTTGAACAATCTTAATGGTGCCATTAAGGACACTCCGCTTGCAGATCTTTCCATCGAAGCAATTCTTAAAGATGCATCAAAGCATGCCCCTGTTGTTCGTAATAATAGTGGCGGTTTCTATAACCACAACCTTTTCTGGAATTTCTTGTCTCCCAACGGAGGTGGCGTTCCATCCGGTGAAGTGGGGGAGGCTATCATAAAGGCATTTGGAAGTTTTGATAAGTTTAAGGCGGAGTTTAGTCAGGCTTCAATGAGCCGCTTTGGTTCTGGTTGGGCTTGGCTGGTTGCAACGCCTGATGGGCTGAAGGTTTCTTCTACTCCCAATCAGGATAATCCTTTAATGGATGTTGCTGATGTAAAGGGGGCTCCGATTTTAGGTCTTGACGTGTGGGAGCATGCCTACTACCTGCATTACCAGAATCGTAGAAATGAGTACGTTGAGGCTTTCTTTAATGTTGTTAACTGGGACGAAGTTGCACGATTGTACAAGTTAACTTTATAG
- a CDS encoding 6-carboxytetrahydropterin synthase, with amino-acid sequence MPLAYLTRREQFNAAHRLYKEGLSDEENFEIYGKCSNPNWHGHNYILLVTVKGEINPNTGYVVNLKELGRIVKEEIVEKIDHKNLNLEVDFMKGIIPSTENLAVAIWQQLKPQVEALKIALHCIKVQETENNFAEYYGE; translated from the coding sequence ATGCCGCTTGCATACTTAACAAGAAGAGAACAATTCAATGCCGCCCATCGGCTTTACAAGGAAGGCCTTAGCGATGAGGAAAATTTTGAGATATACGGAAAATGTAGCAACCCCAATTGGCATGGCCATAACTACATCCTCCTAGTTACCGTTAAGGGAGAAATAAACCCCAACACGGGCTATGTGGTAAACCTGAAAGAGCTTGGGCGGATAGTAAAAGAAGAAATTGTGGAAAAAATTGACCACAAAAATCTCAATTTAGAGGTTGATTTTATGAAAGGTATTATACCTTCGACCGAAAATTTGGCAGTTGCCATCTGGCAGCAGCTAAAGCCGCAGGTTGAAGCGCTAAAAATAGCCCTACACTGCATTAAAGTACAAGAAACCGAGAATAACTTTGCCGAATACTACGGCGAATAA
- the folE gene encoding GTP cyclohydrolase I FolE yields the protein MNDFENGVIRGYEKEERYNDEITQKLSEHYKSILTLIGEDPEREGLLKTPERVAKAIQFLTHGYHLDPKEILNSAKFKEDYQQMVLVKDIELYSMCEHHMIPFYGKAHVAYIPNGYITGLSKIARIVEAYARRLQVQERLTVQIRDCIHETLKPLGVAVVIEASHMCMQMRGVQKQNSVTTTSAFTGAFLSNSKTREEFIHLIGKKLH from the coding sequence ATGAACGATTTTGAAAATGGCGTAATTCGAGGATACGAAAAAGAAGAGCGATATAACGACGAAATTACCCAAAAACTATCAGAACACTACAAATCGATACTTACACTAATTGGGGAAGACCCCGAAAGAGAAGGTCTACTAAAAACCCCAGAGCGAGTAGCCAAAGCGATTCAATTTTTGACTCACGGCTACCATTTAGATCCTAAGGAAATCCTAAACTCAGCCAAGTTTAAGGAGGACTACCAGCAAATGGTACTGGTGAAGGATATTGAGCTCTACTCCATGTGCGAGCACCATATGATTCCGTTTTACGGGAAGGCACACGTTGCCTACATTCCCAATGGATACATCACAGGTCTTAGCAAGATTGCAAGAATAGTAGAAGCCTACGCCCGCAGGCTTCAGGTTCAAGAACGGCTAACCGTACAAATTCGCGACTGCATACACGAAACGCTGAAACCTCTTGGAGTGGCGGTTGTTATAGAGGCTTCCCACATGTGCATGCAGATGAGAGGCGTACAGAAACAAAACTCTGTAACTACAACATCAGCGTTTACAGGAGCCTTTCTTTCGAACAGCAAGACAAGGGAAGAGTTTATCCATTTAATTGGAAAGAAGCTGCATTAG
- a CDS encoding sodium:solute symporter family transporter gives MRTQILPFLILLLLTGCSSPPKGRPTYHWQKLQNVGAQDVKGYGKGVASPFAGVINGNLIVAGGCNFSIGDNGSIGNKRYYKEMYCYSLDRVASPPSPMALQLPSTLAYGVSIQVPSGVVFLGGRNDSVFSNKVMLLTWNVAQKKIVAHSLPPLPVKHALYGGTYTNGKIYVVGAETIAPYRKLFFSLQLNRLDSRWEQLATYPGRARTSPVVVAQSNGEEENIFLFFGTTADGKYPYILSSYLAYSIKGSKWGEEVKTNYNGSSISYFGGDAFRSGAHHILFVGGVDASIYREEIARREAYLKMPSSFQRDSIKRVSDAYMRANRSFFNFNSKVMAFHTLTKSWTPLQNAPYGGVAGAKVVSVGNKVYVVNGEIKPGERTPSVYAGEVNSSPEFGLLNWIVLVIYLLSMVYLGYYFMKGNDNTEEYFTASGQIPWWASGISIFATMLSAISYMALPAKTYTSDWRYSLMAVSIILIVPLVVKYYFPFFHRLKLSSAYEYLERRFGLSVRLIASALFIVFMVSRIGVVLLLPALALSTVTGISVLVSILLMGMITLFYSTTGGIKAVIWGDVIQGVVLLAGLFVAIIFLLVDIDGGISSLIEHSRAANKLQILDFSFDLTKPTFWVVMFGGLASSLITYTSDQSIIQRYMTTSDERGSIRGIWLNGWLSAPASLLFYFVGAALFAYYSENPMNLDVTMTNSDSIFPYYIMYALPSGVAGLMIAAIFAATMSTLSSNINAVSNALTVDFYQRLTGKHNSVVLAKIISFGVGFLGVTVAIWLSKTSVESIFDEFQTIIGLFVSGLGGFFAMGIFTKRISTVGAIAGLIGSGLILFFIQQTQIHFLIYGLIGFVSSFVLAWCVSIFIPNKKNLDELTIHTCGKRT, from the coding sequence ATGAGAACGCAGATACTTCCCTTTTTAATATTACTTCTACTAACAGGATGTTCTTCTCCTCCTAAGGGAAGGCCTACTTACCATTGGCAAAAACTTCAAAACGTAGGAGCCCAAGATGTAAAAGGTTACGGTAAAGGTGTTGCCTCCCCTTTTGCAGGAGTCATAAACGGAAATCTCATTGTTGCAGGAGGATGTAATTTTTCGATAGGAGATAATGGAAGTATAGGTAACAAACGTTACTATAAGGAGATGTACTGCTATTCCTTGGATAGAGTAGCTTCGCCTCCTTCTCCAATGGCTCTACAACTTCCTTCTACTCTCGCTTATGGTGTTTCCATTCAGGTTCCTAGTGGAGTGGTGTTTCTTGGAGGTCGTAACGATAGCGTCTTTAGCAATAAAGTGATGCTACTTACCTGGAATGTTGCCCAGAAAAAGATAGTTGCTCATTCGTTGCCTCCTTTACCTGTGAAACATGCTCTATATGGCGGGACATACACAAACGGGAAAATTTATGTAGTTGGTGCCGAAACTATCGCTCCGTATCGAAAGCTCTTTTTTTCGCTGCAATTGAACAGGTTGGATAGTCGGTGGGAGCAGCTCGCCACCTATCCAGGTAGAGCTCGGACATCACCTGTTGTTGTAGCACAAAGCAATGGTGAGGAGGAAAATATATTTCTCTTCTTTGGAACTACTGCAGATGGAAAATATCCTTATATATTAAGTAGCTATCTTGCCTACAGCATTAAAGGAAGTAAATGGGGAGAGGAGGTAAAGACGAATTATAATGGTTCATCTATCTCTTATTTTGGAGGTGATGCTTTTAGATCAGGTGCACACCACATTCTTTTTGTTGGAGGTGTAGATGCCAGTATCTATCGCGAAGAAATAGCGCGCAGAGAAGCCTATTTGAAGATGCCCTCTTCCTTTCAACGAGATTCTATAAAGAGAGTCTCTGATGCTTATATGAGGGCGAATCGCTCATTCTTCAACTTTAACAGCAAAGTAATGGCGTTTCATACGCTTACTAAAAGTTGGACTCCCTTACAGAATGCTCCTTATGGGGGAGTTGCAGGAGCCAAAGTTGTTTCCGTTGGGAATAAAGTATATGTCGTTAACGGAGAAATTAAGCCCGGAGAGAGAACTCCTAGCGTTTATGCTGGAGAGGTCAACTCCAGTCCTGAATTTGGACTGTTAAATTGGATTGTTCTGGTAATTTATTTATTGTCGATGGTATACCTCGGTTACTATTTTATGAAGGGAAATGACAATACTGAAGAATATTTTACGGCTAGCGGACAGATACCATGGTGGGCCTCTGGAATAAGCATCTTCGCAACAATGCTGAGTGCTATTTCTTACATGGCTTTACCTGCAAAAACCTACACTTCTGATTGGCGCTATTCTCTTATGGCTGTGTCTATAATCTTAATTGTTCCGTTAGTAGTTAAATACTACTTTCCCTTTTTTCACAGGCTAAAATTATCTTCCGCTTACGAATATCTTGAGCGCAGATTCGGGCTATCTGTCAGACTTATTGCAAGCGCATTGTTTATTGTTTTTATGGTATCTCGTATTGGTGTAGTGCTTCTACTCCCAGCTTTGGCTCTTTCGACTGTTACTGGAATCAGTGTTTTGGTATCGATACTTCTAATGGGAATGATAACCTTGTTTTATAGTACAACGGGAGGAATAAAGGCTGTGATATGGGGAGATGTTATTCAAGGTGTCGTCCTTTTGGCCGGCTTGTTTGTTGCTATTATCTTTTTACTAGTTGATATTGATGGAGGAATTTCCTCCCTAATAGAGCATTCTCGTGCTGCCAATAAGCTTCAGATTCTCGACTTTTCTTTTGATCTTACAAAACCAACCTTTTGGGTGGTGATGTTTGGTGGGTTGGCCTCAAGCCTAATTACATATACGTCCGATCAATCAATAATTCAACGGTATATGACTACCTCAGACGAGCGTGGTTCAATAAGAGGTATTTGGCTTAATGGTTGGCTGAGCGCACCCGCTTCTCTGCTATTCTACTTCGTAGGTGCAGCCCTTTTTGCATACTACTCTGAAAACCCGATGAATTTGGATGTTACGATGACAAATTCAGATTCTATTTTTCCATACTATATAATGTATGCTCTACCCTCTGGGGTGGCTGGTTTAATGATTGCGGCTATTTTTGCGGCTACTATGTCTACACTTTCATCGAACATTAATGCTGTGTCCAACGCATTAACGGTAGATTTTTATCAGCGGCTAACAGGTAAGCATAACTCGGTTGTACTTGCAAAGATTATTAGTTTTGGGGTTGGATTTTTAGGTGTCACGGTGGCAATTTGGCTCTCGAAAACAAGTGTTGAGTCTATCTTTGATGAATTTCAAACCATTATAGGCCTTTTTGTGAGTGGTTTGGGTGGTTTTTTTGCGATGGGTATTTTTACTAAGCGAATAAGCACAGTGGGAGCTATTGCGGGGTTGATCGGAAGTGGACTAATCCTATTTTTTATACAACAAACTCAAATTCATTTTTTAATTTACGGGCTGATAGGATTTGTATCAAGCTTTGTTTTAGCATGGTGTGTCAGTATCTTTATCCCCAATAAGAAAAACCTTGATGAATTGACTATTCATACTTGTGGCAAGAGAACATAA
- a CDS encoding AGE family epimerase/isomerase produces the protein MEKDFKGLSQFYGDKLLHDVMPFWINHSLDHELGGYFTCLTREGQVFDTDKFLWLQNRELWMFSFLHEHLDAKSEWKDAACLGYNFLKKYGRASDGSWYFSVDRQGNPLIHPYNIFSDCFATMGFSQYAKMTGNDEAMQIAIATFNNILRRQGNPKGIWNKTIPSSRNLVNFSLPMILSNLVLLLKDVLPKDRVDQTVQECVNMVMNIFRDKDRGIIFENVLPNGDHHNSYEGRLINPGHGIESMWFIMDIAHAYGDTELMKQAVDTTISILEFGWDKDYEGIFYFLDEKGYPPLQLEWDQKLWWVHLETLISLSKAYLYTGDERCWEWYKKVHKYAWSHFNDDTFGEWFGYLNRQGNPLTTLKGSKWKGCFHLPRALYQCSITFAMLDKIQTKKNAV, from the coding sequence ATGGAAAAGGATTTTAAAGGCTTATCCCAATTTTATGGGGATAAACTGCTTCATGATGTTATGCCTTTTTGGATTAATCATTCGTTGGATCATGAGTTAGGGGGGTATTTTACCTGTCTTACTCGTGAGGGGCAGGTTTTTGATACCGATAAATTTTTGTGGCTACAAAATCGCGAACTTTGGATGTTCTCCTTTTTGCATGAACATTTGGACGCAAAGTCAGAGTGGAAGGATGCTGCTTGCCTAGGGTATAACTTTCTTAAAAAGTACGGAAGGGCATCTGATGGGAGTTGGTATTTTTCGGTAGATCGGCAAGGAAATCCACTGATTCATCCTTACAATATTTTTTCAGATTGCTTTGCTACAATGGGATTTAGCCAGTATGCAAAAATGACGGGCAACGATGAAGCTATGCAAATAGCAATTGCTACTTTTAATAATATATTGAGAAGGCAAGGCAATCCGAAAGGAATCTGGAACAAGACAATTCCCAGTTCTAGAAACCTAGTCAATTTTTCGCTTCCTATGATTCTTAGCAATCTAGTCTTGCTACTTAAGGATGTTCTTCCGAAGGATAGAGTCGATCAAACTGTTCAAGAGTGTGTCAATATGGTAATGAACATTTTTCGAGATAAAGATAGGGGCATTATCTTTGAAAATGTGCTACCTAATGGGGATCACCATAACAGTTATGAAGGTAGGCTGATTAATCCAGGCCATGGTATTGAGAGCATGTGGTTTATTATGGATATTGCTCATGCTTATGGTGATACCGAACTAATGAAGCAGGCTGTAGATACAACTATCTCCATCCTAGAGTTTGGATGGGACAAGGATTATGAAGGTATTTTTTATTTCCTTGATGAAAAAGGGTATCCTCCATTACAGTTGGAGTGGGATCAAAAACTCTGGTGGGTTCATCTAGAAACTCTTATATCTTTGTCTAAAGCATATTTATATACTGGCGATGAGCGCTGTTGGGAGTGGTATAAAAAGGTGCATAAGTACGCATGGTCGCACTTTAACGACGATACCTTTGGTGAATGGTTTGGTTATTTGAACAGACAAGGCAATCCGCTCACAACTTTAAAGGGGAGTAAATGGAAAGGTTGTTTTCACCTTCCTCGTGCCCTCTACCAGTGCAGCATTACTTTTGCTATGCTGGACAAAATCCAAACAAAAAAGAATGCAGTATGA
- a CDS encoding dihydrodipicolinate synthase family protein has product MRQHNFIAAPHTPFKENGEVNITEITALYSFLKKNGVKGAFINGSTSEGYQLTTAERKNTAEAWNSVVDPEFQLFVFVGHLSTKEACELAAHAATLQHVKAISATGPFYQRPTSLSTLVSICQEIANAAPNKDFYYYHIPVLTSISFSMTDFLNEGALQIPNFKGVKYTHTDMQDYISATASKYNVMAGVDEIALVSMQLGATWFIGSTYNFMLPLYLQMGDCLNRNDLKGALKLQRKSIQIIEVLAKRGYMASAKFVMEQLGINVGSPRLPFVGLNEEQKESLLRELKKVGFFTFANKG; this is encoded by the coding sequence ATGAGACAACATAATTTTATTGCAGCTCCCCACACCCCATTTAAGGAAAACGGAGAGGTCAACATTACGGAAATAACAGCCCTATACTCATTCTTAAAAAAGAATGGTGTTAAAGGTGCATTTATTAATGGATCAACATCGGAGGGGTATCAACTTACAACAGCCGAGCGTAAAAATACAGCGGAAGCGTGGAACTCTGTTGTCGATCCCGAGTTTCAACTATTTGTTTTTGTTGGACACCTCTCGACAAAGGAGGCATGCGAGCTGGCTGCTCATGCTGCCACGCTACAACATGTTAAGGCAATTTCTGCAACGGGGCCGTTTTATCAGCGTCCAACGAGTTTGAGCACGCTTGTTTCAATTTGTCAGGAAATTGCAAATGCAGCTCCCAATAAAGATTTTTATTATTATCACATTCCTGTATTAACCAGCATTTCGTTTTCTATGACCGATTTTCTGAACGAAGGTGCATTGCAGATTCCTAACTTTAAAGGAGTAAAATATACGCATACTGACATGCAGGATTACATTTCTGCAACTGCTTCTAAATACAATGTAATGGCAGGTGTTGATGAGATTGCACTGGTAAGCATGCAGCTTGGAGCAACATGGTTTATCGGAAGCACTTATAACTTTATGTTACCGTTATATCTTCAAATGGGAGACTGCCTTAATCGTAATGATTTAAAAGGAGCACTCAAGTTGCAGCGAAAAAGTATTCAGATAATAGAGGTGCTTGCAAAGAGAGGATATATGGCAAGTGCAAAGTTTGTGATGGAGCAGTTGGGAATAAATGTAGGTTCCCCTCGTTTGCCTTTTGTAGGGCTGAATGAAGAACAAAAAGAATCTCTATTGAGGGAGTTGAAAAAGGTTGGCTTTTTTACATTTGCAAATAAGGGATAG
- a CDS encoding RagB/SusD family nutrient uptake outer membrane protein codes for MKKLRILFYTIAFAGLFTSCNSLELAPEDYYASGNFWQTPAQFEGFMVGLHNSLRGDYTNMFVLGEARGGTQKNGNSTLSTSLNYSSPIKNNAFTKDQTGVSNWGGYYGRIMQVNLFIQKAEESTVMNEANKNYLLGQAYGLRAYYYFQLYKTFGGVPIVTDPMPTMTSDINKLGKARGTAKQTLDFVKQMIEKSEQYFAADNFTLKNKKGMWSKAATLMLKGEIFLWSAKVTTDDQQAVDVAGDLKKAEDALLSVKNSGKFSLLNKFEDVFSSSNKGNNEIIFALRFADGEATNNAAEFLYQDAVFLNLYTGSNGKVLKDTLSLKGTGGIFRNEYKFELFESYDNADARKRATFLDFYKVVNGTPTVKAVVLRKFAGSINSTNNRVYDCDIPVYRYADVLLLLAEIANKKGEDPSGYINDIRKRAYGPTYPVYANGTFADNELAILKERDKEFVWEGKRWYDLRRMQDGAGKPLAFSILAGYPATSPVLAENEAYKLLWPIDINTLNGDPLLKGQQNPGY; via the coding sequence ATGAAAAAGTTAAGAATACTTTTTTACACAATAGCATTTGCGGGATTGTTTACTTCCTGCAACAGCCTTGAGCTCGCTCCCGAAGACTACTACGCTAGCGGAAATTTCTGGCAAACTCCTGCGCAATTCGAGGGATTTATGGTTGGTCTTCACAATTCGCTAAGGGGAGATTATACAAACATGTTTGTACTGGGCGAAGCAAGAGGAGGAACACAGAAAAATGGTAACTCAACCCTTTCAACCAGTTTAAACTACAGCTCTCCTATTAAAAATAATGCCTTTACAAAAGATCAAACTGGTGTTAGCAACTGGGGTGGTTATTATGGACGTATTATGCAGGTTAACCTCTTTATTCAAAAGGCAGAGGAATCGACCGTAATGAACGAAGCCAATAAAAATTATCTGCTTGGACAGGCTTATGGTTTGAGGGCATACTACTACTTTCAACTTTACAAAACCTTTGGTGGTGTACCAATTGTAACAGATCCAATGCCAACCATGACTTCGGATATAAATAAGTTGGGTAAGGCCCGTGGTACCGCAAAGCAGACCCTCGATTTTGTTAAGCAGATGATTGAAAAATCGGAACAGTATTTTGCTGCCGATAATTTTACCCTAAAGAATAAAAAGGGAATGTGGTCGAAGGCGGCAACTTTGATGCTTAAGGGTGAAATATTTTTATGGTCGGCAAAAGTTACAACCGACGATCAGCAGGCTGTCGATGTGGCTGGCGATTTGAAGAAGGCAGAGGATGCCCTATTGTCCGTAAAAAATTCAGGCAAGTTTAGCCTGCTAAACAAGTTTGAGGATGTTTTCTCTTCCTCGAATAAGGGAAACAACGAAATTATTTTTGCGTTACGCTTTGCCGATGGAGAGGCCACTAACAATGCGGCTGAGTTCCTATACCAGGATGCTGTTTTTTTGAATCTTTACACGGGTTCTAACGGGAAAGTACTTAAGGATACCTTGAGCCTAAAGGGTACTGGGGGAATATTTCGTAACGAGTACAAGTTCGAACTATTCGAATCGTACGATAATGCAGATGCCCGTAAGCGTGCTACCTTTCTTGATTTTTACAAGGTTGTAAATGGAACACCAACCGTAAAGGCGGTGGTTCTGCGTAAGTTTGCAGGTTCTATTAACTCTACGAATAACAGGGTGTACGATTGCGATATACCAGTGTACCGTTATGCTGATGTACTACTACTATTAGCTGAAATCGCAAATAAGAAGGGCGAAGATCCTTCTGGTTACATTAACGATATAAGGAAGCGTGCCTACGGTCCAACCTATCCTGTGTACGCAAATGGTACATTTGCAGATAATGAACTTGCAATTCTTAAAGAACGCGACAAGGAGTTCGTTTGGGAAGGGAAGCGTTGGTACGACTTACGTCGTATGCAGGATGGTGCTGGAAAACCTTTAGCTTTTTCTATATTGGCTGGCTACCCGGCAACATCACCTGTTCTGGCAGAAAATGAAGCATATAAGTTGCTATGGCCAATCGATATTAATACGTTAAATGGCGATCCATTACTAAAGGGGCAACAAAACCCTGGATACTAA